The following proteins come from a genomic window of Vibrio vulnificus NBRC 15645 = ATCC 27562:
- a CDS encoding glycosyl hydrolase family 18 protein, with protein MTKLNLCAASIALALSGAALAAPTAPSIDLYGSNNLQFSKIELAMETTAGYNQMVKYHDQATISVKFNQWSGNTGDTYNIYFDGVKVASGPISGSQTAANFQYGKGGLYQMEIEACDATGCAKSAPAEITIADTDGSHLKPLTMNVDPNNKSYNTDPSLVVGTYFVEWGIYGRNYTVDNIPAQNLTHILYGFIPICGPNESVKSVGGNSFNALQTACQGVPDYEVVIHDPWAAYQKSFPQAGHQYSTPIKGNYAMMMAMKQRYPDLKIIPSIGGWTLSDPFFDFVDKKNRDTFVASVKRFLTTWKFYDGVDIDWEFPGGDGAAPNLGDPARDGQAYVDLMRELRTMLNELEAETGRTYELTSAIGVGHDKIEDVNYADAIQYMDYIFAMTYDFYGGWNNVPGHQTALYCGNFMRPGQCDGTGVDENGVPYKGPAYTSDHGIQLLLAQGVPANKLVLGTAMYGRGWEGVMPSTLRDPNDPMTGTATGKLKGSTAQGVWEDGVIDYKGIKSFMLGPNSTGINGYEYGYDEQAEAPYVWNRTTGELITFDDHRSVLAKGAYAKNLGLAGLFSWEIDADNGDILNAMHEGLAGGVVIPPNKKPTANAGADVVVVGPAAVTLDGSASKDAEGPIASYAWTQVSGPAVTLTGANTASASFDAPEVTAAQQFTFQLTVTDADGASASDTVVVTVNAKDTGPVNTAPVAKVTAPATANAGDVVVVDASASTDADNDTLTYTWQLPAGLVAQTNGAQVTFTAAEYTADTSLTFTVTVSDGQASSVASTTVVVAKKVDNGGTCSNAWDASAVYTGGQQVTHAGKTWEAKWWTTGEDPSKAGQWGVWKEIGPANCN; from the coding sequence ATGACGAAACTAAACCTGTGTGCAGCGAGTATTGCGCTGGCTCTTTCCGGAGCAGCGCTTGCCGCACCTACAGCACCAAGTATTGACCTGTACGGTTCAAACAATCTTCAGTTTTCTAAGATTGAACTCGCGATGGAAACCACCGCGGGCTACAACCAAATGGTGAAATACCATGATCAGGCAACCATCTCTGTGAAGTTCAATCAATGGAGTGGCAATACTGGTGATACTTATAATATCTATTTTGACGGCGTAAAAGTGGCCTCTGGTCCTATTTCTGGCAGCCAAACAGCGGCCAATTTCCAATACGGTAAAGGCGGCCTTTATCAAATGGAAATCGAAGCGTGTGATGCAACTGGCTGTGCGAAAAGCGCACCTGCGGAGATCACCATCGCCGATACCGATGGATCGCATCTTAAGCCGCTTACCATGAATGTTGACCCGAACAATAAGTCTTACAACACGGATCCAAGCCTTGTCGTCGGTACTTACTTTGTTGAATGGGGCATTTATGGCCGTAACTACACCGTTGACAACATCCCAGCACAGAACCTTACTCATATTCTTTACGGCTTTATTCCTATCTGTGGTCCAAATGAGTCGGTGAAATCGGTTGGCGGTAACAGCTTTAATGCGCTTCAAACCGCGTGTCAGGGTGTGCCAGATTACGAAGTCGTGATTCATGACCCATGGGCAGCGTATCAAAAGAGCTTCCCACAAGCAGGTCACCAATACAGCACGCCAATCAAAGGCAACTACGCCATGATGATGGCGATGAAACAGCGTTACCCAGATCTCAAAATCATTCCATCTATCGGCGGTTGGACGCTTTCTGACCCATTCTTTGACTTCGTTGATAAGAAAAACCGCGATACGTTTGTGGCGTCAGTCAAACGCTTCCTAACAACGTGGAAATTCTATGACGGTGTGGATATCGACTGGGAATTCCCTGGTGGTGACGGCGCTGCGCCAAACCTAGGCGATCCTGCACGTGATGGCCAAGCCTACGTTGATCTGATGCGCGAACTGCGCACCATGCTAAACGAGTTGGAAGCGGAAACAGGTCGCACTTATGAACTGACCTCGGCTATCGGTGTGGGCCACGACAAGATTGAAGACGTGAACTACGCAGATGCTATTCAGTACATGGATTACATCTTTGCCATGACGTACGACTTCTACGGCGGCTGGAACAACGTCCCTGGTCACCAAACCGCGCTTTACTGTGGTAACTTCATGCGCCCTGGTCAGTGTGATGGTACAGGTGTAGATGAAAATGGCGTGCCTTACAAAGGCCCGGCTTACACCTCTGATCACGGTATTCAACTCCTGCTCGCGCAAGGTGTGCCTGCCAACAAGCTGGTGCTTGGTACTGCCATGTACGGCCGTGGTTGGGAAGGCGTAATGCCAAGCACTCTACGTGATCCAAATGATCCAATGACTGGCACTGCAACGGGTAAACTGAAAGGCAGCACCGCTCAAGGCGTTTGGGAAGATGGCGTGATTGATTACAAAGGCATTAAGTCATTCATGTTGGGTCCAAACAGCACAGGCATCAACGGTTATGAGTATGGCTACGATGAACAGGCAGAAGCACCATACGTGTGGAACCGCACTACGGGTGAGTTGATCACGTTTGACGATCATCGCTCTGTTCTTGCAAAAGGCGCATACGCGAAGAACCTTGGTCTAGCCGGCCTGTTCTCATGGGAAATCGATGCCGATAACGGTGACATCCTCAATGCTATGCATGAAGGTTTGGCGGGCGGTGTGGTGATCCCACCAAACAAAAAACCAACGGCAAATGCGGGTGCCGATGTCGTCGTGGTTGGCCCAGCTGCCGTGACATTGGATGGCAGTGCATCGAAAGATGCAGAAGGCCCGATCGCTAGCTACGCTTGGACTCAAGTAAGTGGCCCAGCAGTCACACTGACGGGCGCAAACACAGCTTCTGCAAGCTTTGATGCACCAGAAGTAACTGCCGCGCAGCAATTCACTTTCCAACTCACGGTAACGGATGCAGATGGTGCAAGCGCGTCTGACACTGTGGTTGTGACGGTGAATGCGAAAGACACGGGTCCTGTGAACACAGCCCCAGTGGCGAAAGTAACAGCACCTGCCACGGCAAATGCAGGAGACGTGGTCGTGGTTGATGCGTCTGCTTCAACAGACGCAGACAACGATACACTGACTTACACTTGGCAGCTTCCAGCTGGTCTTGTGGCACAAACCAATGGCGCACAAGTGACCTTCACAGCGGCAGAATACACGGCAGATACTAGTCTAACGTTCACCGTAACCGTGAGCGATGGTCAAGCATCGTCTGTGGCATCCACAACGGTTGTTGTTGCGAAAAAAGTGGATAACGGCGGCACATGTAGCAATGCATGGGATGCGAGCGCGGTTTACACAGGTGGCCAACAAGTAACTCATGCGGGCAAAACATGGGAAGCGAAGTGGTGGACAACTGGTGAAGATCCATCGAAAGCAGGTCAATGGGGTGTTTGGAAAGAGATCGGCCCTGCGAACTGTAACTAA
- a CDS encoding alpha/beta fold hydrolase, with protein MSEKIYFNTSQKFSLKRSLVNWTTRLHHTLAPSHAKRTARKLLLTPARTQSKNLPPQGLRKGQVDTAHGTLTTYALGEGAVWVLTHGWSGTASQFFPLMAHIASRGFTALAYDHPAHGESSGDVGHIPAFVEGLDAVLDSLDEVAGLIGHSMGTASALECRHQKLEDKPMLLIAPVLNYVENLFSSIERSGYSMKLFRAVVSEVEEQFNYPIQSVDPYRRLAQRRVQTLIVHDEQDKFTSYAVSASAAQEMENVELISTQGQGHGRVMKCQQVLDSFDRLIA; from the coding sequence ATGAGTGAGAAGATTTACTTTAATACGTCGCAGAAGTTTAGCCTTAAACGCAGTTTAGTGAACTGGACGACACGCCTACACCATACTCTGGCCCCTTCCCATGCGAAAAGAACGGCGCGAAAGTTACTGCTAACGCCTGCTCGTACCCAGAGTAAAAACCTGCCACCACAAGGCTTGCGTAAAGGCCAGGTAGACACGGCCCATGGCACCTTGACCACGTACGCTTTGGGAGAAGGGGCGGTATGGGTGCTGACGCACGGTTGGTCGGGCACGGCAAGTCAGTTTTTTCCTTTGATGGCGCACATTGCTTCACGAGGTTTCACCGCGTTGGCCTACGATCATCCAGCACATGGCGAAAGCTCTGGCGATGTTGGCCATATCCCTGCGTTTGTTGAAGGGCTTGATGCGGTGTTGGATTCACTGGATGAGGTCGCAGGGCTTATTGGTCACAGTATGGGCACTGCATCGGCTTTAGAATGTCGCCACCAAAAGCTTGAGGACAAGCCCATGTTGCTGATTGCGCCAGTATTGAACTACGTGGAAAACCTGTTTTCGAGCATTGAGCGCTCGGGTTACAGCATGAAACTGTTTAGAGCCGTGGTGTCTGAGGTGGAAGAGCAGTTTAATTATCCCATTCAATCGGTTGATCCGTATCGTCGATTGGCGCAACGTCGCGTGCAAACCCTGATAGTGCATGATGAACAAGACAAGTTTACGAGCTATGCGGTTTCTGCCTCTGCGGCTCAAGAAATGGAGAATGTTGAATTAATCAGCACGCAAGGACAAGGGCATGGACGCGTGATGAAGTGTCAGCAGGTGCTCGACAGTTTTGATCGCCTGATTGCGTAG
- a CDS encoding TetR/AcrR family transcriptional regulator yields MSKGRITKEHILQHAFQLASENGLESLTIGELAKQCGMSKSGLFAHFNAKLNLQLSVLEYANLIFAERVIAPARLSGDADMEKKIRGLLDNWMTWNHSFQGSCMFLDAWNDAAPKECELQKALQGSIAKWLDYLQIQVEKGMEQGAFSADLNAQQAVFELYGLYLSAHVFYAIRGEEVSLQHFWQGVDRLLAGWKNG; encoded by the coding sequence ATGAGTAAAGGTCGAATTACAAAAGAGCACATCCTGCAGCATGCCTTTCAACTGGCCAGTGAAAATGGCTTAGAAAGCCTCACCATTGGCGAGTTAGCGAAGCAGTGCGGGATGTCAAAAAGTGGTTTGTTTGCCCACTTCAACGCGAAGCTGAATTTGCAACTCTCGGTGCTGGAGTATGCCAACCTGATCTTCGCTGAGCGTGTGATCGCGCCTGCCCGTTTGTCTGGTGATGCGGATATGGAAAAGAAAATCCGAGGGCTACTGGATAACTGGATGACGTGGAACCACTCGTTTCAAGGAAGTTGCATGTTTTTAGACGCTTGGAATGATGCGGCGCCGAAAGAGTGTGAACTGCAAAAAGCGCTGCAAGGTTCGATTGCTAAGTGGCTGGATTACCTGCAAATCCAAGTTGAAAAAGGGATGGAACAAGGCGCTTTTTCAGCGGATTTGAATGCCCAACAAGCGGTGTTTGAACTGTATGGCTTGTACCTCAGTGCGCATGTGTTTTATGCCATACGTGGGGAGGAAGTGAGTTTGCAGCATTTTTGGCAAGGGGTCGATAGACTGCTGGCAGGATGGAAAAACGGTTAA
- a CDS encoding acyltransferase yields MKTKIASLELGRIIAMLAIIGLHCQMALTYWQIDDIPWVGYVLNQMARFAVPLFFLISGYLIQPKLTSAPLVTLRNYAKPLLKIWLVWSVLSLLMPFNFQVVAEHGYLAERQGYWGYLAQTPLNSLLEGGLVHLWFLPALIIAVAVVALFVHFQRQHWLLPIAALLYLYGVLAGSYQPLTDLASPFFTRNGPFFSTLLVAIGFMIREKNVRVSSAIAGGMFLVGLLVHLGQAYGLMGYDIAFNGHDFLFGTELWATGLFLLLLNYPQLGQHPLTFALSPYVLGVYVCHLLVIILLMNIAGILGFEGLSRDLFIYPMTIGLSMTLVWVLNHTPLQRYLLR; encoded by the coding sequence ATGAAAACCAAAATCGCTAGCCTCGAGCTTGGGCGGATCATCGCGATGCTTGCCATCATAGGCTTACATTGCCAAATGGCATTGACCTACTGGCAAATCGATGACATTCCTTGGGTCGGCTACGTGCTCAATCAAATGGCACGCTTTGCCGTACCGCTATTTTTCCTGATTTCTGGTTATTTAATTCAGCCAAAGCTGACCAGCGCCCCTTTAGTGACACTGAGAAATTACGCCAAACCCTTGCTTAAGATTTGGTTGGTCTGGAGCGTGCTCAGCCTACTGATGCCTTTCAATTTCCAAGTCGTCGCGGAACACGGTTACCTAGCCGAGCGACAAGGCTACTGGGGCTACCTTGCTCAAACACCGCTGAATTCCTTGTTGGAAGGCGGACTGGTGCATTTGTGGTTTCTTCCAGCCTTAATTATCGCCGTGGCTGTGGTGGCACTGTTTGTCCATTTTCAACGTCAGCACTGGTTACTGCCCATCGCAGCGCTGTTGTATCTTTATGGGGTCTTAGCTGGCAGCTATCAGCCTTTGACGGATTTAGCCTCCCCTTTCTTTACCCGTAATGGGCCTTTTTTCAGCACTTTATTGGTGGCTATTGGTTTTATGATTCGCGAGAAAAACGTGCGTGTCAGCAGTGCGATTGCAGGGGGAATGTTCCTGGTGGGCTTGCTCGTGCACCTCGGCCAAGCTTATGGATTAATGGGGTACGACATTGCCTTTAACGGTCACGACTTCCTCTTTGGTACTGAACTGTGGGCTACGGGCCTATTTCTACTCTTGCTCAATTACCCTCAACTTGGCCAACATCCTCTGACCTTTGCACTATCACCGTATGTGCTCGGTGTGTACGTTTGTCACTTATTGGTGATCATCTTGCTCATGAACATAGCTGGAATATTGGGTTTCGAAGGGTTAAGCCGTGATCTCTTTATTTACCCGATGACGATTGGGCTTAGCATGACGCTAGTATGGGTGTTGAACCACACGCCTTTACAACGCTACCTGCTCAGATAA
- the nhaD gene encoding sodium:proton antiporter NhaD — MGIYQRIVVLITLLFPTLAFGATTSKLNLTTSAVGILCLFIFVLSYILVMLEEYLKMRKSKPVLLAAGLIWILIGFSYQSHGQSEVAKAALEHNLLEYAELLLFLLVAMTYINAMEERRLFDALQAWMVSKGFDFRRLFWLTGFLSFFISPIADNLTTALLMCAVVMKVSGDNPKFVNLACINIVIAANAGGAFSPFGDITTLMVWQAGHVSFSQFMPLFLPSAINYLLPALIMSFFIPEERPQTVHVDVELKRGARRIVGLFILTIATAVAFHAVLHFPPVIGMMMGLAYLQFFGYFLRKTLAQSLAKKTAIAIANGDEDALKRIGSVVPFDVFHRVSRAEWDTLLFFYGVVMCVGGLSLLGYLEVVSFTLYTKWDPVWANITVGFLSAIVDNIPVMFAVLSMEPSMSLGNWLLVTLTAGVGGSMLSIGSAAGVALMGAARGQYTFFGHLKWSPVILLGYCASIAVHLVYNTQTFNY; from the coding sequence ATGGGCATCTATCAACGGATTGTTGTGCTAATTACCCTTTTATTTCCCACCCTTGCCTTTGGCGCAACAACCTCGAAACTCAATCTCACCACATCTGCAGTCGGGATACTCTGCCTGTTTATTTTTGTCCTCTCCTACATCTTAGTGATGCTGGAAGAGTACTTAAAAATGCGCAAATCCAAACCCGTACTGCTCGCGGCTGGTTTAATCTGGATTTTGATCGGCTTTAGCTATCAGTCCCATGGGCAAAGCGAGGTCGCCAAAGCCGCGCTAGAACACAACTTGCTGGAGTACGCTGAGCTACTGTTGTTCTTGCTGGTGGCGATGACCTACATCAATGCGATGGAAGAGCGACGACTGTTCGATGCGCTACAAGCGTGGATGGTGAGTAAAGGCTTTGATTTTCGTCGGCTATTTTGGCTCACTGGCTTTCTCTCTTTCTTCATTTCCCCTATCGCCGATAACCTCACCACGGCGCTTTTGATGTGTGCAGTGGTGATGAAAGTCTCTGGCGATAACCCCAAGTTTGTTAACCTTGCATGCATTAACATCGTCATCGCGGCCAATGCGGGGGGCGCATTTAGCCCGTTTGGCGACATCACTACTTTGATGGTTTGGCAAGCTGGCCACGTGAGCTTTTCACAGTTTATGCCACTCTTTCTCCCCTCAGCCATCAACTATCTGTTACCCGCCCTCATCATGTCGTTCTTCATTCCAGAAGAACGTCCGCAAACGGTGCATGTCGATGTTGAACTCAAACGCGGCGCTCGACGTATTGTCGGCCTGTTTATTCTCACCATCGCCACCGCGGTGGCGTTTCACGCCGTACTCCACTTCCCTCCCGTCATTGGCATGATGATGGGCCTTGCTTATCTGCAATTTTTTGGCTATTTCTTGCGTAAAACCTTGGCGCAATCTTTAGCCAAGAAGACCGCCATTGCCATTGCCAATGGGGATGAGGATGCACTAAAACGCATCGGCTCTGTGGTGCCATTCGATGTGTTCCATCGCGTCTCTCGGGCAGAATGGGACACCTTGTTGTTCTTTTATGGCGTTGTTATGTGCGTCGGTGGTTTGAGCTTGCTAGGTTATCTCGAAGTGGTCTCTTTCACCCTCTATACCAAGTGGGACCCTGTTTGGGCCAATATTACCGTCGGCTTCCTATCCGCTATTGTCGATAATATTCCGGTGATGTTCGCGGTGCTTAGCATGGAGCCTTCGATGTCACTTGGCAATTGGCTGCTGGTCACCTTAACGGCTGGCGTGGGTGGCAGTATGTTGTCGATCGGTTCGGCGGCTGGCGTGGCATTAATGGGAGCCGCTCGCGGTCAATACACTTTCTTTGGTCACTTAAAATGGAGCCCGGTGATCTTGCTTGGTTACTGCGCCAGCATCGCGGTCCATCTGGTGTATAACACGCAAACCTTCAACTACTGA
- a CDS encoding GFA family protein, protein MIKQVGPTVIQAKHKASCHCGGVELELDLPNGIEKPRRCDCSLCRRKGAIVASVKLDGIRIIKGEALLKLYQFNTHTAKHYFCSNCGIYTHHQRRSSPDEYGFNLGCLEGVNPYDIGEVPLMDGVNHPADR, encoded by the coding sequence ATGATCAAACAAGTTGGCCCAACCGTTATTCAAGCAAAACACAAAGCGAGTTGTCACTGTGGTGGTGTCGAGCTTGAGCTCGATTTACCCAATGGCATTGAGAAGCCGAGGCGCTGCGACTGCTCCTTATGTCGAAGAAAAGGGGCCATTGTGGCGTCGGTGAAATTGGATGGGATCCGCATCATCAAAGGCGAAGCCTTGTTGAAGCTCTATCAGTTTAATACTCATACCGCCAAACATTATTTTTGCTCCAACTGCGGTATCTATACTCACCATCAACGTCGTTCATCTCCAGATGAATATGGCTTCAATTTGGGCTGTTTAGAAGGCGTGAATCCTTATGATATTGGTGAGGTTCCATTGATGGATGGGGTCAATCATCCCGCTGATCGATAA
- a CDS encoding YitT family protein, with protein sequence MDKDHSLRENLLALTLGSALVSLGVIFFNQVGLLTGGTAGLAIFLTKVTDFSFGQVFFALNLPFYLLSVMRMGWRFTINTFIAVTIVSFAVDHLHHVIQIAHIDPFYAALLGGGLIGIGMLIIFRHKMSLGGFNILALFLQERFGIRAGKVQMALDCTIVVFSLFIVEPYLIALSVLGAVATNLILAMNHKPGRYQPQIATQ encoded by the coding sequence ATGGATAAAGATCATAGTCTAAGAGAGAACTTACTGGCGCTGACATTAGGTAGTGCCTTGGTTTCTCTCGGTGTTATCTTTTTTAATCAAGTAGGATTATTGACTGGTGGAACCGCAGGATTGGCAATTTTCCTAACCAAAGTCACTGACTTTAGTTTCGGCCAAGTGTTTTTTGCGTTGAACCTACCGTTTTACCTACTTTCTGTGATGCGCATGGGATGGCGCTTTACCATCAATACTTTTATTGCCGTGACAATTGTCTCGTTCGCCGTAGACCATTTGCATCACGTCATTCAAATTGCGCACATTGACCCGTTTTATGCCGCCCTACTTGGCGGAGGTTTAATTGGTATTGGTATGTTGATCATCTTCCGTCATAAGATGAGCTTAGGCGGCTTCAATATTCTCGCCTTGTTCTTGCAAGAGCGGTTTGGCATTCGAGCAGGCAAAGTTCAAATGGCGCTCGACTGCACCATCGTCGTTTTTTCGCTCTTTATCGTTGAACCTTATTTGATTGCTTTATCAGTGCTCGGCGCCGTAGCAACAAACTTGATTCTAGCGATGAACCACAAACCAGGGCGCTATCAGCCACAGATCGCCACTCAATAA
- a CDS encoding methylated-DNA--[protein]-cysteine S-methyltransferase → MKYYTQFSSPFGLVTVQANDQGLLGIWFEQHTTLPTELGCDAASHPVISETRQQLEQYFSGLRQQFDLPLAAQGTEFQQKVWQALTQIPYGQTCSYQDLANAIGNPKAVRAVGLANGKNPISIVVPCHRVIGKNGKLTGYAGGLERKQQLLTLESGGEMSR, encoded by the coding sequence ATGAAATACTACACTCAATTTTCCAGCCCGTTTGGTCTTGTGACCGTTCAGGCCAACGATCAAGGTTTGCTCGGGATCTGGTTTGAACAACACACTACTTTACCAACGGAATTAGGCTGTGACGCTGCTTCGCATCCGGTGATCAGCGAAACTCGTCAACAGTTGGAGCAGTACTTTTCTGGCCTGCGACAACAATTTGATCTGCCTTTGGCTGCGCAAGGCACCGAGTTTCAACAAAAAGTGTGGCAGGCACTGACCCAGATCCCTTATGGTCAAACCTGTAGCTATCAAGATTTGGCTAATGCCATTGGTAACCCTAAAGCGGTGAGAGCGGTGGGGCTGGCGAATGGTAAAAATCCGATTTCTATCGTCGTCCCTTGCCATCGAGTAATAGGCAAAAACGGTAAGTTAACCGGATATGCTGGCGGTTTAGAGCGTAAACAGCAATTGCTGACGTTGGAGTCTGGTGGTGAGATGTCACGCTAA
- a CDS encoding DNA-3-methyladenine glycosylase 2 family protein, giving the protein MAILNYSSLTTEQCQQARMARDSRFDGLFYVAVKSTGIFCRPVCPANLPKEENVEYYHDKAQALSAGYRPCLRCRPDSAPDSWAWKGVETTFQRALTLIEQGALQTERLSVLAQRLGVSDRYIRQLFRRYLGISPKQYAQSQQLLFAKQLLHGSSLSITEIGFASGFNSTRRFNDAFQKSMGMPPSRIRRSKEGASHEQSHIVLAFRGDLNAKHMLDFYRQRAIEGVEVVTETSYQRQVVINGKTVGFRAEFPTTFPAEKRQLVVYFSMDDLTLLRPMVAGIRRMFDLDCDTRVIEAHLNTVAPGLVKSVGIRIPGVWSVWEAGVRAILGQQVSVKAAIGHLNLLVATLQPDSEVRTFPSPQQVVDADLHFLRMPQSRKETLRRFVAMMLENEHADPNQWLALKGIGPWTVSYAQLRGLSQPDRLLEKDLVVKKALTQFPTLTQESASPWGSYATFHLWNQ; this is encoded by the coding sequence ATGGCCATTTTAAACTACTCATCGCTCACGACAGAGCAGTGCCAACAAGCAAGGATGGCCCGAGATAGTCGCTTTGATGGGCTATTTTATGTGGCGGTTAAAAGCACTGGGATTTTCTGCCGGCCTGTGTGTCCTGCCAATTTACCCAAAGAAGAGAACGTGGAGTATTACCACGATAAAGCGCAAGCCTTGTCTGCTGGCTACCGACCATGTTTGCGTTGTCGCCCTGACAGCGCGCCCGATTCTTGGGCGTGGAAAGGGGTCGAAACCACATTTCAACGTGCGTTGACCTTAATTGAACAAGGGGCGCTACAAACGGAGAGATTGTCAGTTTTGGCGCAACGTTTAGGAGTGAGTGATCGCTATATTCGTCAATTATTTCGCCGCTATTTGGGGATCTCTCCGAAGCAATACGCTCAGTCTCAGCAGTTGCTGTTTGCCAAACAGTTGCTGCATGGTAGCTCATTGAGCATTACCGAAATTGGCTTTGCTTCAGGCTTTAACAGTACTCGCCGTTTTAATGATGCGTTTCAAAAGTCGATGGGTATGCCCCCTTCGAGAATCCGCCGAAGTAAAGAGGGAGCAAGTCACGAACAGTCGCATATCGTGCTCGCGTTTCGCGGTGATTTGAACGCAAAACACATGCTGGATTTTTATCGGCAGAGGGCGATTGAAGGCGTAGAGGTGGTGACGGAGACGAGTTACCAACGCCAGGTCGTGATCAACGGAAAAACGGTTGGGTTTCGCGCGGAATTTCCCACAACATTTCCAGCAGAGAAGCGGCAGTTAGTGGTCTATTTTTCGATGGATGATCTGACGTTATTGCGCCCAATGGTGGCTGGAATAAGGCGGATGTTTGATCTCGATTGCGACACACGCGTGATTGAAGCGCATCTCAACACTGTAGCGCCTGGGTTAGTTAAAAGCGTTGGTATCCGGATTCCGGGTGTCTGGAGTGTTTGGGAGGCGGGTGTACGAGCGATTTTGGGCCAACAAGTCTCGGTCAAAGCCGCTATCGGACATCTGAATCTATTGGTCGCGACCTTACAACCCGATTCTGAAGTGCGCACTTTTCCTTCACCACAACAGGTGGTTGATGCAGATCTGCATTTCTTACGAATGCCACAAAGCCGAAAAGAAACCTTAAGACGTTTTGTTGCCATGATGCTTGAGAATGAACATGCCGATCCCAATCAATGGTTGGCGTTAAAAGGAATTGGGCCGTGGACGGTCAGTTATGCCCAGTTGCGAGGGCTTTCGCAGCCTGACAGACTGCTCGAGAAGGATTTAGTGGTGAAAAAAGCGTTGACTCAATTCCCCACGTTGACCCAAGAAAGCGCTTCACCTTGGGGAAGTTACGCAACTTTTCATTTATGGAATCAATAA
- a CDS encoding LysR family transcriptional regulator → MDVKVFRTFLELANVRHFGRAAENLYITQAAVSARIKQLESYFDVELFIRDRNNIKLTSAGERLVGYAEVMVSTLQQAKLELSMQDGRALQLTLGGTPNVWDAYLQNCLSVVTDSFRGYGFNAEVMGRELLTRGLQERTLDMAFAFDQIKADEFSCKKVADLVLVMVSTETASKDSVFEGKYVYIDWGTKFASEHAERHQKHLAPYLRTSTARIALDFILEKGGSAYLPASIAQPYLSSGQLHRVEGVEEWNRPIYLSYRKASTSIDAIRQVEELVKMIDPLASYQVQQAMDSSLTQNG, encoded by the coding sequence ATGGACGTAAAGGTCTTTCGTACTTTTTTAGAATTGGCTAATGTTCGTCATTTTGGGCGTGCAGCTGAGAATTTATACATTACCCAAGCCGCGGTCAGCGCGCGCATCAAACAGCTAGAAAGCTACTTCGATGTTGAGCTATTTATTCGTGATCGCAACAACATCAAACTGACATCTGCAGGTGAGCGTTTAGTGGGTTACGCAGAAGTGATGGTGTCCACATTGCAGCAGGCGAAACTTGAGCTTTCGATGCAAGATGGCCGTGCCTTGCAACTGACGTTGGGTGGAACGCCGAATGTGTGGGACGCCTATCTACAAAACTGTTTAAGCGTGGTGACCGATTCGTTCAGAGGCTACGGTTTTAATGCGGAAGTGATGGGGCGAGAGCTGCTTACACGTGGCCTGCAAGAGCGCACGTTAGACATGGCATTCGCGTTTGACCAAATCAAAGCGGATGAGTTTTCTTGCAAGAAAGTGGCCGATTTGGTGTTGGTGATGGTGTCCACTGAAACTGCAAGCAAAGACAGCGTCTTTGAAGGTAAATACGTCTACATTGATTGGGGAACCAAGTTTGCTTCTGAGCATGCTGAGCGTCACCAGAAACACCTAGCGCCTTATCTCAGAACGTCGACGGCGCGCATTGCGCTCGATTTCATTTTAGAAAAAGGTGGAAGTGCTTACTTACCGGCTTCGATAGCCCAGCCGTACCTTTCTTCGGGTCAGCTGCATCGAGTGGAAGGGGTCGAGGAATGGAATCGTCCTATTTATTTAAGTTACCGCAAAGCCAGCACCTCGATTGATGCCATTCGTCAGGTGGAGGAATTGGTTAAGATGATTGACCCACTGGCCAGCTACCAAGTTCAACAGGCGATGGATTCGTCGTTAACTCAAAACGGTTAA
- a CDS encoding DUF413 domain-containing protein, translating to MSDTTIRHGKKRFFDNAKFPRGFAKSGDFTLAEEEILMIYGDTLVGLETGQLTPENDDEKHFLLTLETPEAAQNKVERTWLKYMRLARGRKRFHTLNGRNKPDASDDYVEEDASLTEDD from the coding sequence ATGTCTGACACGACTATTCGTCATGGCAAAAAACGATTTTTCGATAATGCAAAATTTCCTCGCGGATTTGCAAAGTCAGGTGATTTTACTCTTGCAGAAGAGGAAATCCTAATGATTTATGGAGACACCTTGGTTGGTCTAGAGACTGGTCAATTGACTCCAGAAAATGACGATGAAAAGCACTTTTTGCTAACGCTAGAAACACCAGAAGCGGCACAAAACAAAGTGGAACGTACTTGGTTGAAATACATGCGCCTTGCACGTGGTCGTAAGCGCTTCCATACTCTTAATGGACGCAATAAACCAGACGCGAGCGATGACTACGTTGAGGAAGACGCAAGCCTAACTGAGGACGATTAA